The following proteins come from a genomic window of Lachnoclostridium phytofermentans ISDg:
- a CDS encoding GNAT family N-acetyltransferase yields MKNLVMLEMKEHMIDTCVDLFIDTFTKKPWYDVYESREQVENLFHNHHNNNYFIGYVAVLDDKVVALSLGMKKPWIKGMEYYIDQFCVSYEMQGRGIGSWFIKEIEEDIKKQGMNGIMLNTEQGYPSQKFYEKNGFEIIKDVIVFGK; encoded by the coding sequence ATGAAAAATTTAGTTATGTTAGAAATGAAAGAGCACATGATTGATACCTGTGTTGATTTATTTATTGATACATTCACGAAAAAGCCCTGGTATGATGTTTATGAATCAAGAGAACAAGTAGAAAACTTATTCCATAATCATCATAACAATAATTACTTTATTGGTTATGTCGCAGTGTTAGACGATAAAGTTGTGGCCTTAAGCCTTGGGATGAAAAAACCGTGGATTAAAGGAATGGAATACTATATTGACCAGTTTTGCGTTAGTTACGAAATGCAGGGAAGAGGTATTGGAAGCTGGTTTATAAAAGAAATAGAAGAAGATATTAAAAAGCAAGGAATGAATGGAATCATGTTAAATACAGAGCAAGGATATCCATCCCAGAAATTTTATGAGAAAAACGGATTTGAAATAATTAAGGATGTAATAGTTTTTGGTAAATAG
- a CDS encoding ribokinase produces MKKLIVLGSLNMDLSIQSDYMPRSGETINGYGFLMNSGGKGGNQAVSAAKLGVDVKMIANVGNDIFGKQLLDDLNSYGVDVSSVEVSNNVSSGVAMITRCNNDNRIILSNGANHTLDFETVKEKLIKIANPGDIFLTQLENDFEVVKKSIKFAKELGLYTILNPAPAKVIEDDLYKHLDLVIVNQSECELLTGIYPEDEKSYHIALEVFRDKGVNAIITLGTDGSITNYTGDYEYIASRKVKTVDTTAAGDSYIGALCRFLIFEKDFIEGLTFASDVAALTVTKKGAQISIPNFNEVKEYFKEDRNYE; encoded by the coding sequence ATGAAAAAACTAATTGTATTAGGAAGTCTAAACATGGACCTTTCAATTCAAAGTGATTATATGCCAAGAAGCGGTGAAACTATTAATGGATATGGTTTCCTAATGAACTCTGGTGGTAAGGGCGGCAACCAAGCCGTTTCAGCAGCGAAACTTGGTGTGGATGTGAAGATGATTGCGAATGTTGGAAATGATATTTTTGGTAAGCAATTATTAGATGACTTAAATTCTTATGGAGTGGATGTCTCTAGTGTTGAGGTATCAAACAATGTATCTTCTGGCGTTGCTATGATAACAAGATGTAACAATGATAATCGAATTATCTTAAGCAACGGTGCAAATCATACTCTAGATTTTGAAACTGTGAAAGAGAAGTTAATAAAGATTGCGAACCCGGGAGACATTTTCTTAACCCAATTAGAGAATGATTTCGAAGTTGTTAAAAAATCAATTAAGTTTGCAAAAGAGCTTGGACTTTATACCATTTTAAATCCAGCACCTGCAAAAGTTATTGAAGATGATTTATATAAGCATTTAGATTTAGTAATTGTAAATCAAAGTGAATGTGAGCTGTTAACTGGGATTTATCCAGAGGATGAAAAATCTTATCATATTGCGCTGGAGGTATTTCGTGATAAAGGAGTAAATGCAATTATTACGCTTGGTACAGACGGTAGTATTACGAATTATACTGGTGATTATGAGTATATTGCATCAAGAAAAGTAAAAACAGTAGATACAACTGCAGCAGGAGATTCTTATATAGGAGCTCTATGTCGTTTCTTAATCTTTGAGAAAGATTTTATAGAAGGCTTAACGTTTGCTTCTGATGTGGCAGCTTTGACCGTAACCAAAAAAGGTGCTCAAATCTCAATACCTAATTTTAATGAAGTGAAAGAATATTTTAAGGAGGATCGAAATTATGAATAA
- a CDS encoding GNAT family N-acetyltransferase codes for MNIEIVDNALTPEIYIDVRKQVNFKYYEYDDVKIALKNSLYSVVIFDDGKPIGISRVVGDGRIVFFIKDVVVVPEYQKLKVGSMLMNRIEQYLSNAACDGAYIGLMSTPGQTEFYKKFGFIERPTDEFGPGMVKYHSK; via the coding sequence ATGAATATAGAGATTGTTGATAATGCATTAACTCCTGAAATATATATTGATGTCAGAAAGCAAGTAAATTTCAAATATTATGAATATGACGATGTAAAAATTGCTCTTAAAAATTCACTTTATTCTGTAGTAATATTTGATGATGGAAAACCGATTGGGATTTCAAGAGTTGTCGGAGATGGAAGAATTGTTTTTTTTATCAAAGATGTTGTGGTTGTTCCGGAGTACCAAAAACTAAAGGTTGGTTCCATGTTAATGAATAGGATAGAGCAGTACCTTTCCAATGCAGCATGCGATGGTGCTTATATTGGTCTAATGTCAACACCAGGACAAACTGAATTTTATAAAAAGTTTGGTTTTATTGAAAGACCTACAGATGAATTTGGACCAGGTATGGTAAAATATCATAGTAAATGA
- the dcuC gene encoding C4-dicarboxylate transporter DcuC, with protein sequence MVEIIISIAAIILLTVLIVKKYNTTIALLFCGIILLAAAVILGHPVLDTETSTGFVLLDIFKNIETAFLSQLGNIGLTLMTLMGYSTYMTYIGANDKTVQIMLKPLGKIKSKYILVPIIFLLGNLLSLVVPSASSLGVLLMATLFPILTRVGMSPLTAAGIIATTATIMPTPLGADNVIAAETFGMTILDYVGKHAAISIPSILLMAIAHYLWQKYCDKKDEAKGTAFKTELKGLREDLPPIVYALLPVLPLILVIVINLGFPSLKVGLVTITFISLIVSIICEAFRRKDIAKVTQDVQEFFKGMGTGLASVVSIMVAATVFVNGLKALGIVDMLMDSANGLKGAGIIMMLAFSGITFIIGLISGNGLSVFYATVGLIPSVAAAASVSPAMIALPMQMIANLVRSISPVAAVIVIVASSTGATPVQLVKRTSVPIIVGTISCLVLSFVLLF encoded by the coding sequence ATGGTCGAAATTATTATTTCAATCGCAGCAATCATATTGCTTACAGTGCTTATTGTAAAAAAATACAATACAACAATTGCACTACTGTTTTGCGGTATTATTCTTTTAGCTGCAGCAGTAATACTAGGACATCCAGTATTAGATACTGAAACTTCGACAGGATTTGTATTACTTGATATTTTCAAAAATATTGAGACGGCTTTCTTAAGCCAATTAGGAAACATTGGTTTAACACTTATGACTCTGATGGGATATTCCACCTATATGACCTACATAGGTGCAAACGATAAAACCGTTCAGATTATGTTAAAACCGTTAGGAAAGATTAAATCAAAGTATATTTTAGTACCAATCATCTTTTTATTAGGTAATTTATTATCCTTAGTAGTTCCAAGTGCATCAAGCTTAGGCGTATTATTAATGGCTACTTTATTCCCAATTCTAACAAGAGTAGGAATGAGCCCATTAACAGCAGCAGGTATTATTGCAACTACTGCTACCATTATGCCAACACCCCTTGGAGCTGATAACGTTATAGCTGCTGAAACATTTGGAATGACGATACTTGATTATGTTGGAAAGCATGCGGCGATTTCCATTCCTTCCATTCTTCTTATGGCAATTGCTCATTATTTATGGCAAAAATATTGTGATAAGAAAGATGAAGCAAAAGGAACAGCATTTAAAACAGAATTAAAAGGTTTACGTGAAGACTTACCTCCAATCGTATATGCTTTATTACCAGTTTTGCCTTTAATTTTAGTAATTGTTATAAATCTAGGATTTCCTTCTCTAAAGGTTGGATTAGTTACTATAACTTTTATCAGTTTAATTGTTTCAATTATCTGTGAAGCTTTTAGAAGAAAAGATATTGCTAAAGTTACGCAAGATGTTCAGGAATTCTTTAAAGGTATGGGCACAGGTTTAGCATCTGTAGTATCCATTATGGTTGCAGCAACAGTTTTCGTAAATGGCTTAAAAGCATTAGGTATTGTTGACATGTTAATGGATTCTGCAAATGGTCTTAAGGGAGCAGGAATCATCATGATGTTAGCATTCAGTGGAATTACCTTTATTATAGGTTTAATAAGTGGTAATGGTTTATCGGTATTCTATGCTACGGTAGGATTAATTCCAAGTGTAGCAGCAGCTGCTTCGGTATCACCAGCGATGATTGCGTTACCAATGCAGATGATTGCTAACTTAGTACGTTCGATTTCTCCAGTTGCCGCTGTTATTGTAATAGTAGCTTCGTCAACAGGAGCTACACCAGTTCAGTTAGTAAAGAGAACAAGTGTACCAATTATAGTCGGGACGATTAGCTGTTTAGTGTTATCTTTTGTCTTATTATTTTAA
- a CDS encoding LacI family DNA-binding transcriptional regulator, translated as MKVTIKDIAREAGVSVAAVSLVLNHKDCRIAEDTKKRIIEVAQRYNYTVNQQARSLVTKKSNVIGLIIPDIENIFFSSLSKKIEEYCRKKGYAIMIVNTDENPATDIELLHLLVSRGVDGILYTPSIGTEEDYQKIKPYLETISVPYVMVDRYLDDIECNKVYIDNINGSMQAISMLVKSGHTKIGCIGYAVSKSTTNSRVTGYIEAMKQFDLPVDEKYIYDGQYKVIGGYNAGKEIVKTDLTAVYSCNDMMTLGFLRYLNECGKKVPEDYSIISYDNTLHNFVVKPKITTIDQDLGKLARNSCRLLFKNINDEKSEPEVICLYPQLLIKESVKKLNN; from the coding sequence ATGAAAGTTACAATTAAAGATATAGCACGAGAAGCAGGAGTTAGTGTCGCAGCAGTTTCTTTAGTGTTAAATCATAAAGATTGCAGAATTGCTGAAGATACAAAAAAAAGAATAATAGAAGTTGCACAAAGATATAATTATACAGTCAATCAACAGGCAAGAAGTTTGGTTACGAAGAAATCCAATGTAATCGGTTTAATCATACCTGATATTGAAAATATTTTCTTTTCATCCTTATCAAAGAAAATTGAAGAATACTGCCGTAAAAAGGGATACGCAATTATGATTGTTAATACAGATGAAAATCCAGCGACAGATATCGAGCTGTTACATCTGTTAGTTTCCAGAGGTGTAGATGGTATTCTTTATACTCCAAGTATTGGAACGGAGGAAGACTATCAAAAGATTAAACCCTATTTAGAAACAATATCAGTTCCTTATGTAATGGTTGACCGTTATCTGGATGACATTGAATGCAACAAAGTATATATTGACAATATTAATGGATCTATGCAAGCTATTTCCATGTTAGTGAAAAGTGGTCATACTAAGATTGGTTGTATTGGATATGCAGTATCGAAATCTACTACAAACTCTCGTGTTACTGGTTATATTGAGGCTATGAAACAATTTGATTTGCCAGTAGATGAGAAGTATATTTATGATGGCCAATACAAGGTTATTGGTGGTTATAATGCTGGAAAAGAAATTGTGAAGACTGATTTAACAGCAGTATATAGCTGTAACGATATGATGACACTTGGATTTCTTAGATACTTAAATGAATGTGGCAAAAAAGTACCAGAGGATTACTCGATTATTAGTTATGATAATACACTACATAATTTTGTAGTAAAGCCAAAGATTACAACAATCGATCAGGATTTAGGTAAGCTTGCAAGAAACTCTTGTAGATTATTATTTAAAAATATAAATGATGAAAAAAGTGAGCCAGAAGTTATTTGTTTATATCCTCAATTGCTTATTAAGGAGAGTGTTAAAAAGTTAAATAATTGA
- a CDS encoding RrF2 family transcriptional regulator, with protein sequence MKISTKGRYAIRVLIDLAEHNNGEFITLMDIAGRQEISEKYLEAIVSILSKNDLLISLRGKGGGYKLAKAPEQYTVGSILRLTEGSLAPVSCLEKTPNNCTRATECRTLHMWEEFYKLTNDYFDGITIADLVKKNDSADYYMI encoded by the coding sequence ATGAAGATATCAACAAAAGGGCGATATGCTATTCGAGTTTTGATAGATCTAGCAGAACATAATAATGGAGAATTTATTACATTAATGGATATTGCCGGGCGGCAGGAAATATCCGAGAAGTACTTAGAAGCCATCGTTTCCATATTAAGCAAGAATGATTTACTTATTTCTTTGAGAGGAAAAGGTGGTGGTTATAAACTGGCAAAAGCACCAGAACAGTATACAGTCGGCAGTATCTTAAGATTGACAGAAGGTTCTCTTGCACCTGTATCCTGTCTTGAAAAGACACCAAATAATTGTACAAGGGCTACTGAGTGCCGGACTTTACATATGTGGGAAGAATTTTATAAATTAACCAATGATTATTTTGATGGAATTACAATAGCAGATTTAGTTAAGAAAAATGATAGTGCTGATTATTATATGATATAA
- a CDS encoding translation factor GTPase family protein, translated as MNKLIIGILAHVDAGKTTLSESILYTSGKIGKLGRVDNKDAYLDTNELERARGITIFSKQAIVELGETQITLLDTPGHVDFSAEMERTLQVLDYAILVISGADGVQGHTKTLWRLLAMYQIPIFLFINKMDQPGTEKDKILSDLKNQLEDGCIDFGQVMSDEFYDQLAMCDELMMESYLETGLVETNQIKQAIKERKVFPCFFGSALRLDGIEEFLKGINTYTMLPSYPDEFGAKVFKITRDDQGNRLTHMKLNGGRLKVKDALTNRVWEEKVNQIRIYSGQKYESVNEVEAGSVFAVMGLTQTKPGEGLGIEEVSDTPVLEPVLSYQIILPEGIDPRMMLPKLRQIEEEEPELHIVWEEQLQEIQAQIMGEVQIEILQSMIKTRFGVEVSFDAGRIVYKETIGNVVEGVGHFEPLRHYAEVHLLLEPGEPGSGLEFGIDCSEDLLGKSWQRLILTHLEEKTHKGVLTGSATTDMKITLVAGRAHNKHTEGGDFREATYRAVRQGLKEANSILLEPYYSFQLELPEKMVGRAMTDIEKMYGTCEISRTDGEMSVLVGSAPVITMRNYQKEVTSYTKGLGKLFCSLKGYLPCHNTLEVMESIGYDSERDLGNPTGSVFCAHGAGFLVDWNEVKDYMHVESYLKGKKEVSEKIADYQFREREERLISLDEIDKIINSTFYSNQGKKSTWKRSKSARESYYEPTTYVNRQKENKEEYLLVDGYNIIHAWPELNEHVDENMHGARMKLLDILCNYQGIRKCQIIVVFDAYRLLGHPEEVIDYHNIHVVYTKEAQTADQYIEKFAHDNQKKYDITVATSDGLQQIIIRGAGCSLLSARDLKEEIDRVNDKLKNEFIETQAKNRNYLLDTLSQKDKLKMEELMNEDNTIEE; from the coding sequence ATGAACAAATTAATTATTGGAATATTAGCGCACGTGGATGCGGGTAAGACGACGTTATCAGAAAGTATACTTTATACGAGTGGTAAAATTGGAAAATTAGGTAGGGTCGATAACAAAGATGCTTACTTAGACACGAACGAGTTAGAAAGAGCAAGAGGAATTACAATATTCTCAAAACAAGCCATAGTTGAGTTAGGTGAGACGCAAATAACGTTACTCGATACACCAGGACATGTGGATTTTTCTGCTGAAATGGAGAGAACACTTCAGGTGCTAGACTATGCTATCTTAGTTATTAGTGGGGCAGATGGAGTGCAGGGACATACTAAGACATTATGGCGATTGCTTGCTATGTATCAGATACCTATATTTTTATTTATTAATAAAATGGATCAACCAGGGACAGAGAAAGATAAGATATTAAGTGATTTAAAAAATCAGTTAGAAGATGGATGCATTGATTTTGGACAAGTTATGTCAGATGAATTTTATGATCAATTAGCGATGTGCGATGAGCTCATGATGGAATCCTATCTGGAAACGGGGCTTGTGGAAACAAATCAGATAAAGCAGGCTATCAAAGAACGCAAAGTATTTCCTTGTTTTTTCGGATCAGCGTTAAGATTAGATGGTATTGAGGAATTTTTGAAGGGAATTAACACTTATACGATGCTACCTAGTTATCCTGATGAATTCGGTGCAAAAGTATTTAAAATAACAAGAGATGATCAAGGAAACCGACTAACACACATGAAGCTTAATGGTGGAAGACTTAAGGTAAAGGACGCCTTAACCAATAGAGTCTGGGAAGAGAAAGTGAATCAAATCAGAATTTACTCTGGACAAAAATACGAATCAGTAAATGAGGTAGAGGCTGGAAGTGTATTTGCAGTAATGGGACTTACTCAAACAAAGCCAGGAGAAGGACTTGGAATAGAGGAGGTTTCTGATACACCTGTATTAGAGCCAGTCTTATCCTATCAGATTATACTCCCGGAAGGCATCGACCCAAGAATGATGCTTCCAAAGCTTCGCCAAATTGAAGAGGAAGAACCAGAACTTCATATTGTATGGGAGGAACAGTTGCAAGAAATCCAAGCACAGATTATGGGCGAAGTGCAGATAGAAATTCTTCAGAGTATGATTAAAACCCGTTTTGGCGTGGAGGTGTCATTTGATGCAGGAAGAATCGTATATAAAGAAACAATTGGAAATGTAGTTGAAGGGGTAGGACATTTTGAGCCATTGAGACATTATGCTGAGGTTCATCTACTATTAGAGCCAGGGGAACCGGGAAGCGGTTTAGAATTTGGGATAGATTGCAGTGAGGACCTATTGGGGAAAAGCTGGCAAAGACTCATATTAACTCATCTGGAAGAAAAAACTCACAAGGGAGTACTAACAGGTTCTGCAACAACGGATATGAAAATCACGTTGGTAGCAGGACGGGCACACAATAAACATACAGAAGGTGGAGATTTCAGAGAAGCTACTTACCGTGCGGTACGCCAAGGCTTGAAAGAGGCAAACTCAATATTATTGGAACCTTATTATTCTTTTCAGTTGGAGCTACCTGAGAAAATGGTAGGAAGAGCAATGACGGACATTGAGAAAATGTATGGTACATGTGAAATATCACGGACAGATGGTGAGATGTCAGTTTTAGTGGGGAGCGCCCCTGTTATCACCATGAGAAATTATCAGAAAGAAGTAACTTCTTATACCAAAGGTCTTGGTAAGCTTTTTTGTAGCTTAAAAGGATATTTACCGTGCCATAATACTTTAGAGGTCATGGAAAGTATAGGATATGACTCAGAACGAGATCTTGGAAATCCAACAGGTTCTGTTTTTTGCGCACACGGTGCAGGATTTTTAGTGGATTGGAATGAAGTTAAGGACTATATGCATGTGGAAAGCTATTTAAAGGGAAAAAAAGAAGTTTCAGAGAAAATAGCAGACTACCAATTTAGAGAGAGAGAAGAGAGACTAATTAGTTTAGATGAGATTGATAAAATAATTAATAGTACCTTCTATTCAAACCAAGGGAAGAAATCCACCTGGAAAAGAAGTAAAAGTGCACGTGAAAGTTACTACGAACCTACAACCTATGTCAATCGTCAGAAGGAGAATAAAGAAGAGTATCTTCTTGTAGATGGATATAATATTATTCACGCATGGCCCGAATTAAATGAACATGTTGATGAGAATATGCACGGTGCAAGGATGAAATTACTTGATATTCTTTGTAACTATCAGGGGATACGAAAGTGTCAAATAATCGTTGTATTTGACGCTTATCGCTTACTTGGTCATCCTGAGGAAGTAATCGATTATCACAATATTCATGTAGTATATACAAAAGAGGCACAAACAGCAGATCAATATATTGAAAAATTTGCGCATGACAATCAGAAAAAATATGATATCACAGTTGCAACCTCAGACGGTTTACAGCAGATTATTATTAGAGGAGCAGGATGTTCCTTATTATCTGCGAGAGATTTAAAAGAAGAGATTGACAGAGTAAATGATAAATTAAAGAACGAATTCATAGAAACCCAAGCGAAAAATCGTAATTATCTTTTGGATACCTTATCACAGAAAGATAAGTTGAAGATGGAAGAACTAATGAATGAGGATAATACGATAGAGGAATAA
- the rihC gene encoding ribonucleoside hydrolase RihC gives MNKRPIIIDTDPGIDDALAIAIALYAGELDVKLITTVAGNVGVDKTTYNALRLLKFFEKESIPVAVGADKPLIRPYEDASYIHGKSGMEGYDFEDPTCTPITENAVNAMRRIITESKEPITIVAIGPLTNVALLLKVYPEVKENIKEVVMMGGSLSRGNMGVMSEFNVGVDPEAAYILFHSGVDIAMVGLDIGLKALVLPEDSEEIKTMNKTGEMAYCLFKKYRGGSFNTGLKMYDSTAIAYLLAPEIYEVVDTYVDVELAGSMTAGCTVVDLKGYLKQSNNAKVCIDVDADKFRKWFKESIRKCN, from the coding sequence ATGAATAAAAGACCAATTATTATTGATACAGATCCAGGCATCGATGATGCCTTAGCAATTGCAATAGCACTATATGCGGGTGAATTAGATGTGAAATTAATAACTACGGTTGCTGGTAATGTAGGAGTTGATAAAACAACTTACAATGCGTTACGCTTATTAAAGTTTTTTGAAAAAGAAAGTATTCCTGTTGCAGTAGGCGCAGACAAGCCACTCATTAGACCATATGAAGATGCTAGTTATATTCATGGAAAGAGTGGTATGGAAGGTTATGATTTTGAAGATCCAACGTGTACGCCTATTACTGAGAATGCTGTGAATGCTATGAGAAGAATTATCACGGAGAGTAAAGAACCAATCACAATTGTTGCAATAGGTCCATTAACTAATGTTGCACTTTTATTGAAAGTTTATCCTGAAGTGAAAGAGAACATAAAAGAAGTTGTTATGATGGGTGGAAGTTTAAGCCGTGGTAATATGGGCGTTATGTCAGAATTTAACGTAGGCGTTGATCCAGAAGCTGCATATATCCTTTTTCACAGTGGAGTAGATATCGCGATGGTTGGACTTGATATCGGTTTAAAAGCATTAGTATTACCAGAAGATAGTGAAGAAATAAAAACAATGAATAAAACTGGCGAAATGGCGTATTGCTTATTTAAAAAATATCGTGGTGGAAGCTTTAACACAGGTTTAAAAATGTATGATAGTACTGCAATTGCATATCTACTTGCCCCTGAAATCTATGAAGTTGTAGATACCTACGTAGATGTTGAGCTTGCTGGCTCAATGACTGCTGGATGTACGGTAGTTGATTTAAAAGGTTATTTAAAACAATCGAATAATGCTAAAGTCTGTATTGATGTTGATGCAGATAAATTCCGTAAGTGGTTCAAAGAATCGATTCGTAAATGTAATTAG
- the dcuC gene encoding C4-dicarboxylate transporter DcuC, producing the protein MNNVIMYSIALMSVIVVIVMLIKKMDIKITMFAMGVVLMYIATFMGNTIGGEGFKSSGLTILDPLLVIINEFKSSLNSAGFIIMILGGYTSYMSAIGANDVTVHTLTKPIKKIKSVYILVPVVFLIGNLLSLVIPSASNLAIILLATLYPVLREAGMTPLTTAAVLATTATVMPTPLGGDNVAIATELAKYPEFAGLTVSNYVLKYHALVSIPTLAFMAAVHFFWQKYLDKRNANQMENKVEIEAVKDIKGGMLFRTVYTILPVFPILLLIAIYLFDTFTGVTVNVSVELAAVVSFIIAIFCEAIRRKSTAEALNKTESFFKGMGSSLPIVALLVAATVYVSGLKSIGLISSLQSTMLEIQGSGLGFILPLILVGLTILIVLLSGSGTALFYALVPLMMPLATAAGINALAVTIPMALAGNIIRAVSPVAAVVMIVAGTVKISPLDLVKRTSLPMISGVIFMFILSMILFL; encoded by the coding sequence ATGAATAACGTTATCATGTATAGTATTGCATTAATGTCAGTTATTGTTGTGATTGTTATGCTTATTAAAAAGATGGATATCAAGATAACCATGTTTGCGATGGGTGTAGTTTTAATGTATATTGCAACATTTATGGGAAATACAATTGGTGGTGAAGGCTTTAAATCATCAGGATTGACTATCTTAGATCCATTACTGGTCATTATCAATGAATTTAAATCTTCACTTAATTCCGCTGGGTTTATCATAATGATTTTAGGCGGTTATACCTCATATATGTCAGCAATTGGAGCAAACGATGTAACTGTTCATACTTTAACTAAACCAATCAAAAAAATTAAGTCTGTATACATTTTAGTTCCGGTTGTTTTCCTTATTGGAAATTTACTTTCCTTGGTGATACCAAGTGCATCTAATTTAGCAATTATACTGCTTGCTACGTTATATCCAGTACTTCGCGAGGCAGGAATGACACCCCTTACTACAGCAGCAGTACTCGCGACAACTGCAACTGTTATGCCGACTCCATTAGGTGGAGATAACGTGGCGATTGCTACAGAACTTGCAAAATATCCTGAATTTGCTGGACTAACTGTATCAAATTATGTTTTAAAATATCATGCACTAGTATCGATTCCAACCTTAGCATTTATGGCAGCAGTACATTTCTTTTGGCAAAAGTATTTGGATAAAAGAAACGCAAACCAAATGGAAAATAAGGTAGAAATAGAGGCTGTGAAAGATATTAAAGGTGGCATGCTATTTCGTACTGTATATACCATTTTACCAGTATTCCCAATATTATTGTTAATCGCGATTTATTTGTTCGATACTTTCACTGGGGTTACAGTAAATGTTAGCGTCGAGCTAGCAGCAGTAGTTTCCTTTATAATTGCTATCTTTTGCGAGGCTATACGTAGGAAAAGTACAGCAGAAGCTCTGAATAAAACGGAATCTTTCTTTAAAGGAATGGGTAGTTCCCTGCCAATCGTCGCTTTATTAGTGGCAGCAACCGTGTATGTGTCAGGTCTTAAATCAATTGGTCTGATATCATCACTACAATCCACAATGCTTGAAATTCAAGGTTCAGGCTTAGGATTTATCTTACCATTAATTCTTGTTGGATTAACCATATTAATTGTTTTATTAAGTGGAAGCGGTACCGCATTATTTTATGCGTTAGTACCTCTAATGATGCCTTTGGCTACAGCGGCTGGTATTAATGCACTTGCTGTGACGATACCGATGGCGTTAGCAGGAAATATCATAAGAGCAGTTTCTCCTGTAGCAGCAGTAGTTATGATTGTCGCAGGTACCGTTAAGATTAGCCCATTAGATCTTGTGAAGCGAACTTCGTTACCAATGATTTCTGGAGTTATCTTCATGTTTATCTTATCTATGATTTTATTCTTATAG